The genomic window CCGCATCGGGAAGCGCCACGCGCAGCCGCTCCAGCGAAAAGTCCGGTAGCGGCGCCACGGCAAATCTGTTCAGCGCCGGGTTCGACGCGAGCTGGGAGCTCGACATCTTCGGAGGGGTGCGCCGCGGCGTCGAGGCGGCAAGCGCGGACCTCGAGGCGAGCACCGCCTCGCTTGAGGACGTACAGGTGACCCTGGCGGCCGAGGTGGCCCAGAGCTACCTGGAGCTGCGCACCCTGCAGAAGAGGCTTGGCATCGCCCGTGACAACCTGGCGAGCCAGTCTGAGACGCTGCAGCTTACCGAGTGGCGTTCCCAGGCGGGGCTGGTAAGCGTACAGGACGTGGAGCAGGCGCACAGCAACCGGGAGCAGACGAAGGCCCAGATCCCGGCGCTCGAGACGAGTCTTGCCGAGGCGGAGCATCGCCTTGAGCTCCTTCTGGGGGAAACGCCGGGAACCCTTCGGGAAAGGCTCGCCGCGGTACGGGAACTCCCCGCCCTTCCAGCCGAGGTCGCGGTGGGCATCCCGGCGGAGACGCTGCGCCAGCGTCCCGACGTAAGGGGCGCGGAGCGGAAACTCGCGGCAGAGACAGCTCGGGTGGGTGTCGCCGAGGCGGCCCGCTACCCGTCCCTCAAGCTTTCCGGCTCCATCGGAGTCGAGGCGCTAACCGCAGGCGGGCTCTTCGGCGCGTCGGCGGCCAAATCATCGATCCTCGGCGGGATCACCGCTCCGGTCTTCGATGCCGGCAAGCTGCGCGCTCAGGTGGAAATCCAGGACGCGGTGCGTGAACAGGCGTTGGTCGCCTACCAGCAGTCGGTGCTGACCGCATTGCAGGAAGTGGAGAACGCGCTGGTATTGCTGTCGCGAAACCAGGAACGTGAGATGGCCCTTTCGACTGCGGTGACGGCGGCGCGCAGTGCGGCGGAAATGGCGCGGCAGCGCTACGGAGCGGGCCTCATCGACTTCCAGTCCGTGGTCGACACCGAACGAAACGTGTTGAGTGTAGAGGACACCCTTGCCGCGACCCGCGGCGACAGGCTCCAGTCCCTGGTCGCGCTGTACAAGGCACTCGGTGGCGGCTGGCGCCACGAAGGAGAACAATAAAACCGATGAAGGATACGCACATGCAGCAGACAGATGGGGCATCACTCCAAAATATACTGGAAGTCCGTACCGGCGCCTGGACCTGGAAACGCCGGCTCTTGATCGCGTTCGTTGCGGTTATCGTCGTAGCAGCCATCGCTTATGCGCTGCGCCCTGCCGCCAAGGAGACGGTGCCAGCCTTCGCCACCGAAGCGGTCCAGCAGGACACCCTGGTGGTGAAGGTCTCTGCGACCGGGAATCTGCAGCCGACGAACCAGGTCGACGTGGGGAGTGAGCTTTCCGGGATGGTGGACCGGGTGCTCGTGGACGACAACGACCGGGTGAAGAAGGGGCAGGTGCTGGCGCTCCTCGATCTCTCCAAGCTGAAAGACGCCGTGGTGAAGTCCGATGCGACGCTCGCCGCCGCCCAGGCCCAGGTACTGCAGATGCAGGCGACCACGGCGGAGGCGAAGGCGGCACTTGCCCGCTACCGCCAGGTCTCCCAGCTTTCCGGCGGCAAGGTCCCCTCGAAAGCGGAGATGGACAGCGCGGAGGCGAACCTCAAGCGCGCCAAGGCGAACGAGGCAAACGCGCGC from Geomonas ferrireducens includes these protein-coding regions:
- a CDS encoding efflux transporter outer membrane subunit; its protein translation is MKTSTLDRAVIACAAMGLVGCATVGPNYVTPAVKTPATWQQLDAKGSTRTTGGENYDLSRWWLSLDDPLLSELIEKALSASPDLRSAQAKLRESRARRSVAAADRYPGVTASGSATRSRSSEKSGSGATANLFSAGFDASWELDIFGGVRRGVEAASADLEASTASLEDVQVTLAAEVAQSYLELRTLQKRLGIARDNLASQSETLQLTEWRSQAGLVSVQDVEQAHSNREQTKAQIPALETSLAEAEHRLELLLGETPGTLRERLAAVRELPALPAEVAVGIPAETLRQRPDVRGAERKLAAETARVGVAEAARYPSLKLSGSIGVEALTAGGLFGASAAKSSILGGITAPVFDAGKLRAQVEIQDAVREQALVAYQQSVLTALQEVENALVLLSRNQEREMALSTAVTAARSAAEMARQRYGAGLIDFQSVVDTERNVLSVEDTLAATRGDRLQSLVALYKALGGGWRHEGEQ